One genomic region from Populus nigra chromosome 8, ddPopNigr1.1, whole genome shotgun sequence encodes:
- the LOC133700350 gene encoding methylsterol monooxygenase 1-1-like isoform X1 gives MLPYATLDEAAAALGRNLTVAETLWFNYSAKKSDYYLYCHNILFLFLIFSVVPLPVVFISLWRSSGFDKYKIQPKVKLSPSETFKCYKDVMFMFFFVVGPLQLVSYPSVKLIGIRTSLPLPSGWEVFLQLVVYFMVEDFTNYWIHRFLHGKWGYEKIHKVHHEYTAPIGFAAPYAHWAEVLILGIPSFLGPAMVPGHMITFWLWIALRQIEAIETHSGYDFPWTPTKYIPFYGGADYHDYHHYVGGQSQSNFASVFTYCDFIYGTDKGYRFQKKLLWKVNVKQYEYSYAFYLDSAPLIPANIVSLLCNSVEKGSGKRC, from the exons ATGCTCCCGTACGCCACCCTGGACGAGGCAGCGGCGGCGCTAGGAAGGAATCTGACAGTAGCAGAGACGTTATGGTTCAATTACTCTGCAAAAAAGTCagattattatctttattgCCATAacatcttgtttctttttctgatcTTCTCTGTCGTGCCTTTACCCGTGGTTTTCATAAGTCTATGGCGATCTAGTGGGTTTGATAAGTACAAGATTCAGCCTAAAGTCAAGCTGTCTCCTTCTGAGACTTTCAAGTGTTACAAGGATGttatgtttatgttcttttttgtcGTGGGGCCTTTACAGTTGGTTTCTTATCCATCTGTCAAG TTGATAGGGATTCGAACAAGTTTGCCATTGCCTTCCGGATGGGAAGTCTTTCTACAGTTGGTGGTGTATTTCATGGTGGAAGACTTTACCAATTACTGGATCCACAGATTTCTCCATGGTAAATGGGGATACGAGAAAATCCACAAAGTTCACCATGAATATACAGCTCCTATTGGGTTTGCTGCCCCATACGCGCACTGGGCCGAAGTTTTGATCCTCGGAATTCCATCTTTTCTTGGTCCAGCTATGGTTCCTGGGCACATGATCACATTTTGGCTTTGGATTGCTTTACGGCAGATTGAGGCGATTGAGACGCACAGCGG ATACGACTTTCCCTGGACTCCTACAAAATATATTCCATTTTATGGTGGTGCAGACTACCATGATTACCATCATTATGTTGGAGGACAAAGCCAGAGCAACTTTGCATCGGTGTTCACATACTGTGATTTTATTTACGGAACTGACAAG GGCTATCGGTTTCAGAAGAAGCTTCTTTGGAAG GTCAATGTGAAGCAGTATGAATACAGCTATGCCTTCTACTTGGATTCTGCACCATTAATTCCTGCTAATATCGTATCCCTTTTGTGCAATTCAGTTGAAAAAGGGAGTGGAAAACGGTGTTGA
- the LOC133700350 gene encoding methylsterol monooxygenase 1-1-like isoform X2: MLPYATLDEAAAALGRNLTVAETLWFNYSAKKSDYYLYCHNILFLFLIFSVVPLPVVFISLWRSSGFDKYKIQPKVKLSPSETFKCYKDVMFMFFFVVGPLQLVSYPSVKLIGIRTSLPLPSGWEVFLQLVVYFMVEDFTNYWIHRFLHGKWGYEKIHKVHHEYTAPIGFAAPYAHWAEVLILGIPSFLGPAMVPGHMITFWLWIALRQIEAIETHSGYDFPWTPTKYIPFYGGADYHDYHHYVGGQSQSNFASVFTYCDFIYGTDKGYRFQKKLLWKLKKGVENGVEQNGGSYYVPTQDLKSD, from the exons ATGCTCCCGTACGCCACCCTGGACGAGGCAGCGGCGGCGCTAGGAAGGAATCTGACAGTAGCAGAGACGTTATGGTTCAATTACTCTGCAAAAAAGTCagattattatctttattgCCATAacatcttgtttctttttctgatcTTCTCTGTCGTGCCTTTACCCGTGGTTTTCATAAGTCTATGGCGATCTAGTGGGTTTGATAAGTACAAGATTCAGCCTAAAGTCAAGCTGTCTCCTTCTGAGACTTTCAAGTGTTACAAGGATGttatgtttatgttcttttttgtcGTGGGGCCTTTACAGTTGGTTTCTTATCCATCTGTCAAG TTGATAGGGATTCGAACAAGTTTGCCATTGCCTTCCGGATGGGAAGTCTTTCTACAGTTGGTGGTGTATTTCATGGTGGAAGACTTTACCAATTACTGGATCCACAGATTTCTCCATGGTAAATGGGGATACGAGAAAATCCACAAAGTTCACCATGAATATACAGCTCCTATTGGGTTTGCTGCCCCATACGCGCACTGGGCCGAAGTTTTGATCCTCGGAATTCCATCTTTTCTTGGTCCAGCTATGGTTCCTGGGCACATGATCACATTTTGGCTTTGGATTGCTTTACGGCAGATTGAGGCGATTGAGACGCACAGCGG ATACGACTTTCCCTGGACTCCTACAAAATATATTCCATTTTATGGTGGTGCAGACTACCATGATTACCATCATTATGTTGGAGGACAAAGCCAGAGCAACTTTGCATCGGTGTTCACATACTGTGATTTTATTTACGGAACTGACAAG GGCTATCGGTTTCAGAAGAAGCTTCTTTGGAAG TTGAAAAAGGGAGTGGAAAACGGTGTTGAGCAGAATGGAGGTTCCTACTATGTTCCTACACAAGATCTTAAATCTGACTAG